DNA sequence from the Rubripirellula tenax genome:
CCAGCCGCCAAAAAGAACAAACCGAAGAAGTAACAGCTCAGCCAATCAATACCTACGAGAATGACTTGAATCTAAGAACGAATTCCATGGCGATGGTCGGTCGACTACTTTGGGTCTTCCTGCTGACGTCGCTGAGCGCCGTTCAGGCTGAAGACCCAGCCAAGCCGAACATCATTTTCATCTTCGCTGACGATTGGGGATACGGTGACCTAGGGGCCCATGGGCATCTGACCGACGTCAAGACACCACATCTCGATGCGATGTCTGAGCAGGGCGTGCTGTTTACGGATGCCTACATCACGGCGCCGCAGTGCTCCCCGTCACGTGCCGGATTGGTCACCGGTCGGTACCAGCAACGTTTCGGTTTCGATCACATACCCGATGGTCCCTTGCCGCTGGATCAAACAACGATTGCCGAAAGGCTGAGAGACGCCGGATACAGAACGGGCATGGTCGGCAAATGGCATCTCGAACCGAATCCTGTTTGCCTTGAGTGGGCCAAGAAGCACCAGCCCGCCGGCATCAAAAATAATCGAGTCGTTGTGCGGCAAGATCTGTCCCGACGCTACTGGCCTCAGGCTCGAGGTTTTGACGAGTTCTTTACGGGCGAAATGAATCGTTACTGGAGCAACTACGCTCTCGATGGAAGCGACTTGGATTCGGATGGCGAATGGTTGGATGATCCGCGTTTCCGCGTCGAAGTTCAAACCGAAGCCGGCTTGGCGTTCATTAATCGAAACGCGGACCAACCCTTCTTTCTGTATCTCGCACACTTCGCGCCGCACGTTCCCTTGGAAGCGACCGAGAAATACCTCAGCCGGTTTCCTGGCGAAATGCCCGAGCGTCGTCGAACGGGACTGGCAATGATTAACGCCGTCGACGAGGGCATTGGCCGCATCATGAAGTTGCTGCGTGAAAAAGGCATCGCCGAAAACACGCTCGTCATTTTTACCAGCGACAACGGTGCACCGCTGAAGATCCACAAGCTAGACGCGCCCGGGGGAGGCCCCGGGTGGGACGGGTCTCTGAACGAACCGTTGACCGGCGAAAAGGGAATGGTCGCCGAAGGCGGAATTCGGGTACCAATGATCTGGTCTTGGCCCGCCCGGTTGCCCCGAGGAAAGATGATCAGCCAGCCCGTGATCAGCTTGGACATGACAGCATCGGCGGTTGCCGCAGCCGGCGTGAAAGTCGACTCGACAACGAAGCTCGACGGGGTGGATTTAATTCCATGGCTCACGGGCGACCAGACTGCAATACCTCAGCGAAACCTGTTCTGGAGATTCTGGAGCCAGAGTGCGGTCCGTAGTGGTGATTGGAAATTCATTGTTACCAGTGACGGTCGCGAGTTGTTGTTCAACCTGCGCGACGACAAAGAAGAACAGCACAATCTTTGTGCCCAGCACGTCGAAAAAGCGATGCAGCTAAAATCGGAATTGCTGCAGTGGAATGACCAATTGCAGCCCATGGGACTTCCCTCAAAACCACTCAACGCTGAGGAGCTTGGTTGGTATGACCACTACTTTGAATCCACGGCCCCCGCATCATTGAAGCGATAAAATCGCTAGCCCCCGGAATCGCTCGATGAACAACGACACTCGTCACTTCAGCATCAGTGCCATCGCCGTTAGCTGCGTTGGATGCTTGTTGTTAGCTGCGTTGGCATGCGCAGCAGAAAACCATGGGGACCGCCCTGACCGTCCCAACATTCTCTGGATCGTTGCCGAGGACCATGGTCCGCACATGGGATGCTACGGCGACAATTTTGCGACGACGCCCAACGTCGACAAACTTGCCCGTCGCGGAATGTGCTTCGATTTCGCTTGGTCAAACGCTCCCGTTTGCGCTTCGGCCAGAACGACGCTATGGTCGGGACTCTATGGAACCAGCACCGGCGGCGAGCACATGCGTAGCATGGTGGAGATGCCGGCGAACAAGAAGATGTTCCCGCAGCTTCTGCGAGAGGTCGGATACTACTGCGTGGGCAACGGCAAAGAAGACTACAATTTTGCGAAGCCGGATGAGATGTGGGACGAGTCACCTCATCGTGCCCATTGGAATCAATGCCCGGATGGAAGGCCGTTTTTCGCGTACTTCAACCACACCGAAAGTCATGAAGGCAAGATCCACGATATCAAGGATCAGTCGGATCACGATCGCAGCAAGGTCCGTGTGCCGGCCTATCACCCCGATCATCCGGCCGTGCGCGGCGAGTGGGCTCGTTACTACGACAGTGTTACAGCAGTGGATACTGAGGCAGGAAAACGTCTCGCGGAACTTACGAAGTCGGGACTGAACGAAGACACGATCGTGTTCTACTTTGCCGATCATGGGGCTGGGCTGGCTCGCAATAAACGCTGGCCCAACAATGCCGGCCTGCATGTTCCCGTGGTTGTCTACTTTCCGGAAAAACACCAGCATCTGGCTCCTCCGGAATACCAACCCGGTGGTCGCTCGGACCGTCTGATCTCGTTTGTCGATTTCGCGCCAACGATGCTCAGCATTGCAGGCATCCAACCGCCCGACTGGATGCAGGGACACGCGTTTGCCGGCGAGCGTCCGGCTCCGGCGCAACCGTTTGTTCACGGATTCCGGGGACGGATGGATGAGCGAATCGACCTTGTGCGAAGCGTTTTTGACGGGCGATATGTCTATCTACGCAACTACATGCCGCATCTGTCGCAAGGCCAACGGGTGGAATCGCAGATCCGGCTCAGTCATTCCTCGACGCACGCTTGGCGAAAGCTCTACGATGCTGGGAAATTGAACGCAACACAGAGTCTATTCTGGACCGCTCCTAAGGCACCCGAGGAGCTGTACGATCTGAAAAGCGATCCAGATGAAGTCCACAACCTTGCCGATTCGCCACAACATCAGGATGCCTTGCTGAAACTGCGAACGGCTCAGCGGAATCACGCTGCACGCATTCGCGATGTCGGGTTCATCCCCGAGCAAGAACGATTCCAACTCGCCGAATCCCCGTACGACTTTGGGCATGATGAGCAGCGGTACGCGTTTACACGCGTGCTGGAGACCGCAGAGCTTGCATCAATGTTAAAAAACGAAGCCGTGCCGCAGCTTCGCGATCGCCTGAGTGATGCCGATCCAATCGTGCGATTCTGGGCTGCGATGGGGTTGGTGATGCGAGGCGACAATGCCATTGCCGCATCAGAATCCGAATTGCTCAATGCCCTCACCGATGCCTCGCCAGACGTTCAAATCGCCGCCGCATGGGCGATCGTTAAACATGGTTCCGATTCGGTTGCTACGCGGGGACTCAACATTCTCGCCGAGTACGCTCCCCGCGATCGCAACAACACTTTGCTGTCGATGGCTGCCCTAACGGCGCTGGACGATTGCGGAACGAAAGCCGAAGGACTGCGTGAGAATTTCGCCAAGTGGCCGACGTCCGGTACAGCCACAGACGACTTGGATGATGGCCGTTTCAACTCGAACCCATGGAAGCTGATGAAGAGCATCCTATTGCGTTTCGGCGTGAAGGTGCCACCAGCCAACAATCAAATGCGTGCGAAAAAGTGACTGGCTCGTTCATTCCACAAGTACCCGTCAAACGAAGCGCCATCATGTCTCTCAGTGCGGTAATCGGCATTTTCCTGTTGCCCGGATCGGTGTTGGCCGTCGACTAGAATCCGGTCAACTCGCTTTCGCATCGGCGATTCACCGCAGTGTTACGGCAATCACTGAGTTTCACTATTGGAAAATGTTGCTCGGTGTGAGCACGATTTCGACACTGACACGCTCCATTGAACACGTATGAACACAAATCATCTTCTCATAATATTCTTCGTCATTGCGAGTGTGTCTCACTGCGAAGCACGCTGCCAATCTGCCTTTGCCGCGAAGTTCGAGGTTTCGACCGTCTCTGACGAAGGAATGCCCAAAACAATCGTACGGCCGGGTGCGCTCTGGAATTTTGGCGCCGGAGCGTTGCAGACGTATCGAGGTTGGCAGTACGCAGCATTCTGGGATGCCAGCAAACAAGTAACAGTTGCGCGTCGCGAACTGCCACAGGGAACTTGGGAATGTGCATCGCTGGGTGGCTATCAACGCACGTCCAACATCAACCGTGGTAGTGCGGGACCAAAGGCCCGAGGTTTTGGTGACGGTCATGAAAAGGTTGCAATGGGAATCTCAAGTGACGGCGTGATTCATCTGGCTTTCGACCATCATGTGTCAACGTTGCACTATCGATGCAGCCGCCCGGGCCTCGCGAATAAGCCGAAGGAGTTCACATGGACAGAAGCACTCTTCGGAGCCGCTGAGGACAATCTGGGTGGACCGAAGCTGGAAACCGTCACGTATCCGAGTTTTGTTCGCGACGGTGATCGACTTTCTTTGTACCTGCGACTCAACGTCGGTTCCGGTAGCGCCGATTCCCATCTATTCGAATACCATGCCGGCTGCTGGATCATCAATGATCCAGGTTCCAGCAAGCTCATCGACAAGCATTGGTCTGGGGGCAACGGAACCGTCAACGCCTATCCGCACACGATGGTTGTCCACAAGGGACGCCGACACCTAACGTGGTGCTGGAGAGACACACCCGATGCACGCACCTGCCATGACCTTTGCTACGCGTACAGTGATGACCACGGCCAAATCTGGAAAAATAGTACGGGCACGGAAATCGCTGTGCGAGGTTCCAAGTTTATCTCTGCCGATTCACCAGGGATCGCGGTGCTGGACATCCCACCCGGTTCTTTCTACGTCAATGGCGGATCGATGTCAGTCGACGATGCCGGTGACATCCACGTCCTAATGAAAGGTCCAAGTGGTCGCCCCATGACTGCCGTTCGGAAGGCTTCGACGGGAGAGTGGATTCGCGGAGAAGGATCCATTCTTGGAGTGCTGATCGCACGCCCAGAACCACGATTGGTCGTCGCCGAAAGTGGACTCTACCGACAGAGCAGCGGCAAAGAGGGGCTCACCCGGATCAGCACGCCGATCGAAGATCTTTGCAGAGACAGCCGCTACGTCGTCGACCGCCATCGATGGCAACACGATAGAGTGGTTTCCGTCATCGGTCAAAACGGAACCAAGGTAAGCGTGATCGACTTCGCCACAGAGGATCAATAAAGAAAAACTATGTCACGATTCTACTTCACTCTATTCTTGGTTCTGCTGTCGCCGATTTCGGTTTGGGCCGAAGAACGTCCAACCAGCAACCCGAAACCGAACGTTTTGTTCATCGCCGTCGATGACCTGAACGACTACATCTCGCCGCTGGACAATCATCCCGGTGTAAGTAGCCCCAACTTTGATCGGCTGGCTCGACATAGTGTGAGCTTTGCCAACGCTCACTGTGCCGCGCCCGCTTGCCACGCTTCGCGTGTGGCGATGATGACAGGCGTGCACCCGGTGACGTCTGGCATCTACAAAAATCTGTTCGGTGCTCATGGGCCACGCTGGCGTGATGAATCACCAGCACTGAAAGATGCCGTTGTCTTGTCTCAGCATTTTCGTGATCACGGCTATCACGCTGTGGGTGGTGGAAAAATTTTTCATGCGTTGCAGTGGACGCCTGGCGATTCGCAAAACGATCCTGGCGCCTGGGATGAATACCGTGGCGACCCACTCGATCCGATCTCGAAAGACTGGCCACGGCCCAAGTTGATTCCCGATGCCAAAGCCGGATTGACGCCGGGACGGCCGCTCGGTCCACAGCAACTTTTCGGGGCGCAACCACTACCGGTGTCCGATGAAGAAACCGGGGACCACATGGTGGTCAATTGGGCGAACGAGCAACTTGCCAAACCACACGACAAGCCGTTGTTCTTGGCTGTGGGTCTGTTTCGACCGCACATTCCATTCGAGGTGCCGCAGAAGTACTTCGATATGCATCCACTGGAATCGATTAAACTCCCCGAAGTCGTCGAGAACGACCTTGTTGATTCGCGACCGCCCGAGCGTCAGCCGTGGCACCACTGGGTCGTAAAGAACCAGCAATGGGAAAAGCTGATGCAAGGCTATCTGGCCAGCATCAGCTACACCGATCATCAGCTCGGGCGTTTGCTGGACGCCCTTGACGCTTCACCAATGAACGACAACACGATTGTGGTGCTGTGGAGCGACCACGGTTTTCACATTGGCGAAAAAGACAACTGGGAAAAGTTCTGTCTTTGGGATCAAACCACACGCGTTCCGCTGTTCATCCATGTTCCCGGCGTAAGTGCAGATGGCACAAGCACGCGTCAACCTGCAACACTCACCGACGTCTATCCCACACTCTGCGAACTTGCAGGGCTGCCGATTCCAGCTCAATGCGATGGCCATTCGTTAGTTGCGCAGATCAAAGCCCCAACTACCGAACACGACCGTCTTTCGTTGACATCGTTCGTATTCGCAGAGGAACCATCACACGCCGTGTCAGATAATCGCTATCGATACATTCGGTATCACGATGGCTTTGAAGAACTGTACGATTTGGAAAACGACCCCAACGAGTTCACCAATCTGGCGAGCGATTCAAAGATGGCGAACACAAAAGCTCGACTCGCCAATGGGCTGCCCAAGCAAGCGGCTCCACCCAGACAGATCCCCAAAGACTCGAAGTACAACCTCAATCGCCTTCGCAACG
Encoded proteins:
- a CDS encoding sulfatase-like hydrolase/transferase, giving the protein MAMVGRLLWVFLLTSLSAVQAEDPAKPNIIFIFADDWGYGDLGAHGHLTDVKTPHLDAMSEQGVLFTDAYITAPQCSPSRAGLVTGRYQQRFGFDHIPDGPLPLDQTTIAERLRDAGYRTGMVGKWHLEPNPVCLEWAKKHQPAGIKNNRVVVRQDLSRRYWPQARGFDEFFTGEMNRYWSNYALDGSDLDSDGEWLDDPRFRVEVQTEAGLAFINRNADQPFFLYLAHFAPHVPLEATEKYLSRFPGEMPERRRTGLAMINAVDEGIGRIMKLLREKGIAENTLVIFTSDNGAPLKIHKLDAPGGGPGWDGSLNEPLTGEKGMVAEGGIRVPMIWSWPARLPRGKMISQPVISLDMTASAVAAAGVKVDSTTKLDGVDLIPWLTGDQTAIPQRNLFWRFWSQSAVRSGDWKFIVTSDGRELLFNLRDDKEEQHNLCAQHVEKAMQLKSELLQWNDQLQPMGLPSKPLNAEELGWYDHYFESTAPASLKR
- a CDS encoding BNR repeat-containing protein, which produces MPKTIVRPGALWNFGAGALQTYRGWQYAAFWDASKQVTVARRELPQGTWECASLGGYQRTSNINRGSAGPKARGFGDGHEKVAMGISSDGVIHLAFDHHVSTLHYRCSRPGLANKPKEFTWTEALFGAAEDNLGGPKLETVTYPSFVRDGDRLSLYLRLNVGSGSADSHLFEYHAGCWIINDPGSSKLIDKHWSGGNGTVNAYPHTMVVHKGRRHLTWCWRDTPDARTCHDLCYAYSDDHGQIWKNSTGTEIAVRGSKFISADSPGIAVLDIPPGSFYVNGGSMSVDDAGDIHVLMKGPSGRPMTAVRKASTGEWIRGEGSILGVLIARPEPRLVVAESGLYRQSSGKEGLTRISTPIEDLCRDSRYVVDRHRWQHDRVVSVIGQNGTKVSVIDFATEDQ
- a CDS encoding sulfatase-like hydrolase/transferase, coding for MNNDTRHFSISAIAVSCVGCLLLAALACAAENHGDRPDRPNILWIVAEDHGPHMGCYGDNFATTPNVDKLARRGMCFDFAWSNAPVCASARTTLWSGLYGTSTGGEHMRSMVEMPANKKMFPQLLREVGYYCVGNGKEDYNFAKPDEMWDESPHRAHWNQCPDGRPFFAYFNHTESHEGKIHDIKDQSDHDRSKVRVPAYHPDHPAVRGEWARYYDSVTAVDTEAGKRLAELTKSGLNEDTIVFYFADHGAGLARNKRWPNNAGLHVPVVVYFPEKHQHLAPPEYQPGGRSDRLISFVDFAPTMLSIAGIQPPDWMQGHAFAGERPAPAQPFVHGFRGRMDERIDLVRSVFDGRYVYLRNYMPHLSQGQRVESQIRLSHSSTHAWRKLYDAGKLNATQSLFWTAPKAPEELYDLKSDPDEVHNLADSPQHQDALLKLRTAQRNHAARIRDVGFIPEQERFQLAESPYDFGHDEQRYAFTRVLETAELASMLKNEAVPQLRDRLSDADPIVRFWAAMGLVMRGDNAIAASESELLNALTDASPDVQIAAAWAIVKHGSDSVATRGLNILAEYAPRDRNNTLLSMAALTALDDCGTKAEGLRENFAKWPTSGTATDDLDDGRFNSNPWKLMKSILLRFGVKVPPANNQMRAKK
- a CDS encoding sulfatase, giving the protein MSRFYFTLFLVLLSPISVWAEERPTSNPKPNVLFIAVDDLNDYISPLDNHPGVSSPNFDRLARHSVSFANAHCAAPACHASRVAMMTGVHPVTSGIYKNLFGAHGPRWRDESPALKDAVVLSQHFRDHGYHAVGGGKIFHALQWTPGDSQNDPGAWDEYRGDPLDPISKDWPRPKLIPDAKAGLTPGRPLGPQQLFGAQPLPVSDEETGDHMVVNWANEQLAKPHDKPLFLAVGLFRPHIPFEVPQKYFDMHPLESIKLPEVVENDLVDSRPPERQPWHHWVVKNQQWEKLMQGYLASISYTDHQLGRLLDALDASPMNDNTIVVLWSDHGFHIGEKDNWEKFCLWDQTTRVPLFIHVPGVSADGTSTRQPATLTDVYPTLCELAGLPIPAQCDGHSLVAQIKAPTTEHDRLSLTSFVFAEEPSHAVSDNRYRYIRYHDGFEELYDLENDPNEFTNLASDSKMANTKARLANGLPKQAAPPRQIPKDSKYNLNRLRNATSP